The Desulfobacteraceae bacterium genomic sequence GCGATTTTTCCCCCACGCCATCGCCAGTGAGATCTTTCGCGACCTCCTGGAAGTCGAAAAGGGTGCGGCCTTCTCTCTGCCGGATGTGGCCGGCGAGCCCTCCTTTTTGGCCGAACTGGGACGGTTTTATCACCTGCCAACCCGCCAGATGATCGTTCTCTCCGGGGCCCAGCAGGGGCTGGATCTCATCGCCAAGGTCTTTGCCACGCGCACTCCGGAGGACATTCTTTTCGAGGATCCCACCTATCCGGGCGCCATCTCACGGTTTCGGGCCCGGCGCTTCGTCCCCCTTGCAGCCGACGGACCGGACCTGGAAAAACTGGAAGCGGCCCTGGCCGCTCCCAGCCGCCTCTTCTACACCATGCCGTCCATCCACAATCCCACGGGCATAACCTACAGCTCGGAGAAAAAGAAAGCCGTCTGCCGTCTGGCCCGGGCCCATGATTTTTTCATTATCGAAGACGATTATCTTGGGGAGTTCCAGGAGGCCCCGGGGCCGCGCTTTGTCGATTTACTGCCCGAACGGACCCTTCACATCAAATCCCTTTCCCAGGCCACGGCCCCCGGCCTTCGCTTGGGCTTCATGGTGGTCCCCGGGCCGTTCTTCGACAAATTTCTCTATGAAAAATACACCTCGGACGTGGGCGCCAACGGCCTTCTCCAGAAGTTTTTCCGGGAATTTGTGCGCTGCGGCGCGTTCGATCGCCACATTGCCGATATCCGCAAACGCATGGCGGAACGCCGGCGCCGGCTGCTTGCCCTTCTCACCGGGTATCCGGCCCTCTCCCCGCCCGGCCCACAACAGGGCAACAACCTCTGGATCCGCTCCCGCAACCCCATCACCCTGGCCCAGGTGCCATGGACGCCCGGCGGGACCTTCTCATTTTCCCCGGAGTACAAGCACTGTGCCCGGATCTCGTTCATGAACATGGATGATGCGGACTTCGAGGAAGGGGTGGGCTATCTGAAATCCTGCCTGGATCGTTTGTGAGTGCGCCCTCGGTGGTGGCGGCGGGTTGTCGGTGGGCTGTGTAGGCACTTTGACGGGCACCCCGGGGAAAGACCGGGATTTAACCATTTCCACTGGCCGCTATTCATTTTCTTGTGCGGACAAGAAACGAACCAAAAGAAGCTTTTGAAAAAGAAATCTGGAAAAAAACGATGTCTTCAAGGCAGTAAAACGACGTTTGCAAGGCAAGCAGTCAAAAAACTTGCCAATGAAGCTTCAATGGTTCAAAATGTAAATTAAATCTCCTCCAAGGAACCGAATCCAACCAACGAATCCTTTTCGTTCTCAAACTGGATTTCAAGCGCGCCCGCACCATTCGAAAAAGTATTCTGACAGTAGCTGGCAATTTCTACAAAAAAGAGTATTGCCTACCGGCGGCCTGAGCCGGAGGCGGTCAAAATTGGCTTTGATACATTTTTTCCGCAAATTCAGAAAAAAAACTACATCGCGAGACCTCATCATCGGGCTGACGCTGACGATCGGCTTTGTCGTCACCCTCCTGGGAAGCGCCTATTACGCCTTTTCCACCGGGCAGCTCCAGCATAGCCTGAACGAGAGGGCAACTTATATTGCCGAGGAACTCGCCGAGGTTTTGTCTCTTCCGCTTTGGAATTTGGACTATGACACTATAGGACAGATTTCACAGGCATATCTTAAAGCCGAATATCTTGCGGGCGTCCGGGTGAAAACGGATTCTGATGATATCGTGTTTGAAAGCCTTCCACCCAAAAAGGAAAAGGTAATCGGCAGAAGTAAAGATGCAGTGCAGGGTGGGAGCTATGTGGGGTGCGTTGAACTCTGGTTTACTCTCGAGGGCATCAACCAAGCCCAAAGCAGAATGATTCGCACGATGGCCATTCTTGTTTTATCCGTTATCATCGTGGTCATTCTCGGAACAAACCTTATCATGAAATTCCTTTTGGAAAAACCGCTGGAGCGATTGATACGGGGCATCCGCGCGATCGCCGGCGGAGACTATCAAAACCCGCTTTCCCCCGTACCCCAGGACGATATCAACACCATCATCAATGAAGTCAATGTAATGGCGGGGTATATCGATGACCGCACACGGCAATTGCAGCGGGAAATCATAGAGCGAAGAAAAGCCCAGAAGGAATTAGCTGAATCCGAGGAAAAATATCGCAGTATCTTTGAAAATGCTGCGGAAGGCATTTTTCAGGCAACCCCCCAAGGTCGTTTTCTTACTGCCAGCCCCTCCCTGGCGCAGATGCTGGGATATAATTCGCCTGAAGAGCTTATCCGCACGGTGACCGATATCGAAAGCCAGCTCCACGTGGACGCCAATCGGAGAAAGGAACTGCTGCGCCTGTTCCAGGAAGAAGATAAAATCGCCAATTTCGAGTGCCGACTCTACCGTAAAGACCACAGTGTCATCTGGGCCCTGGTTCAAGCGTGCGCCCTGCGGGATCAATCCGGTCAATTGACGTGTATAGAAGGCTTTATCCAGGAGATCACGCAGCGCAAACAGGCCGAGGAGGCCCTGCAAAATGCCTATAAAGATCTAGAAAAGAGGGTGGCCGAGCGCACGGTCGAGCTCCGGGTTGCCAATGAGGAGCTCCAGAAAGCCAAAGCCCTGGCTGAGGCGGCCACCCGGGCCCGGAGCGAATTCCTGGCCAATATGAGCCATGACATCCGCACCCCGATGAATGGGGTGATTG encodes the following:
- a CDS encoding PLP-dependent aminotransferase family protein; protein product: MLKYHAIAEEIVHRIEAGVYTPGQKIPSMRAMAAEFGCNKLTVQKAFERLKQEGYLENRVGSGSFVRFPERIRQPGEVFDFRSSYLSERFFPHAIASEIFRDLLEVEKGAAFSLPDVAGEPSFLAELGRFYHLPTRQMIVLSGAQQGLDLIAKVFATRTPEDILFEDPTYPGAISRFRARRFVPLAADGPDLEKLEAALAAPSRLFYTMPSIHNPTGITYSSEKKKAVCRLARAHDFFIIEDDYLGEFQEAPGPRFVDLLPERTLHIKSLSQATAPGLRLGFMVVPGPFFDKFLYEKYTSDVGANGLLQKFFREFVRCGAFDRHIADIRKRMAERRRRLLALLTGYPALSPPGPQQGNNLWIRSRNPITLAQVPWTPGGTFSFSPEYKHCARISFMNMDDADFEEGVGYLKSCLDRL